A single genomic interval of Musa acuminata AAA Group cultivar baxijiao chromosome BXJ3-4, Cavendish_Baxijiao_AAA, whole genome shotgun sequence harbors:
- the LOC103982447 gene encoding protein PARALOG OF AIPP2, with product MASTHAVCSMCGDIGFPDKLFRCSRCRSRFQHSYCTNFYHELPAGSAGVCDWCLSEGRIGDKYELPWKKSEGRDSAEAAGRRTAYAKGDKVKQSGRVDDSDSRGSSGSSTSSSKPAGRRYKLLKDVLC from the exons ATGGCGAGCACCCACGCTGTCTGCTCCATGTGCGGCGACATCGGCTTCCCCGACAAACTCTTCCGATGCTCCCGATGCCGCTCTCGCTTCCAGCACTC CTACTGCACCAACTTCTATCATGAACTGCCGGCGGGGTCTGCAGGGGTATGCGATTGGTGCCTGAGTGAAGGCAGGATCGGGGACAAGTATGAATTGCCTTGGAAGAAGTCGGAAGGGAGAGACAGTGCCGAAGCAGCTGGTAGACGTACTGCGTACGCCAAGGGCGACAAGGTTAAGCAAAGCGGCAGAGTCGACGACAGCGACAGCCGGGGCTCCAGTGGCAGCAGTACGTCTTCTTCAAAGCCGGCCGGCCGCAGGTACAAGCTACTCAAGGATGTCCTGTGCTGA